Proteins from one Thioflavicoccus mobilis 8321 genomic window:
- a CDS encoding cytochrome b/b6 domain-containing protein, translating to MQNETALATGIADLPAAGRVRVWDPLVRIFHWSLAVGFATAFIVEDDILGVHVWAGYLVLMLIGVRLGWGLIGTRHARFTDFVRGPHQVFAYLADAVRGRAPRYLGHNPAGGAMVVALLVTAAATGLSGLALYGAQELSGPLAPLMGRLPPFWGHWLEDVHELFANLTLALVLFHVGGVLFSSLSHRENLVGAMFTGYKQSEKP from the coding sequence ATGCAGAACGAAACTGCGCTCGCCACGGGGATCGCTGACCTCCCGGCCGCCGGCCGGGTCCGTGTCTGGGACCCACTGGTGCGGATCTTCCACTGGTCGCTGGCCGTCGGCTTTGCGACGGCCTTCATCGTCGAGGATGACATCCTCGGTGTCCATGTCTGGGCCGGTTACCTGGTCTTGATGCTGATCGGTGTGCGGTTGGGTTGGGGCCTGATCGGGACGCGCCACGCTCGGTTCACCGATTTCGTCCGTGGGCCGCACCAGGTCTTCGCCTATCTCGCCGATGCGGTGCGCGGCAGGGCGCCACGCTACCTCGGCCATAACCCGGCCGGCGGGGCCATGGTGGTCGCGCTCCTGGTGACTGCCGCGGCGACGGGGCTTAGCGGCCTGGCGCTCTACGGGGCCCAGGAACTCTCCGGTCCGTTGGCGCCATTGATGGGTCGGCTGCCGCCCTTCTGGGGGCATTGGCTGGAGGACGTTCACGAATTGTTTGCAAACCTGACCTTGGCGTTGGTCCTTTTCCATGTTGGCGGCGTGCTGTTCTCCAGCCTGTCGCATCGTGAAAACCTCGTCGGTGCCATGTTCACCGGCTACAAGCAGAGTGAGAAACCATGA
- a CDS encoding DUF1924 domain-containing protein: MKQFPVFALILTLGLQAPVVLAGDAAAGAEAWLVEHPQADGSPARSCSTCHGTDLTQAGRHAVTGKDIEPLAPSVNPERLSDPGKVDKWLRRNCRWTLGRQCTETEKADFLAFIGNQ; the protein is encoded by the coding sequence ATGAAGCAGTTCCCTGTATTCGCCTTGATTCTGACGCTGGGGCTCCAGGCCCCGGTCGTGCTCGCCGGCGATGCGGCCGCGGGTGCCGAGGCCTGGCTCGTCGAGCATCCCCAGGCAGACGGCTCGCCGGCGCGCAGCTGCTCGACGTGCCACGGTACGGATCTGACACAGGCCGGCCGCCACGCGGTCACCGGCAAGGACATCGAGCCGTTGGCGCCATCGGTGAATCCAGAGCGCCTCTCGGATCCTGGGAAGGTCGATAAGTGGTTGCGACGCAACTGCCGCTGGACCTTGGGGCGTCAATGTACCGAGACGGAAAAGGCGGATTTTCTGGCCTTTATCGGCAATCAATAG
- a CDS encoding diheme cytochrome c, with product MRQIVSTLSLIGVGLLSVGVATVAFSDSDDHHERHEREGHQRERHEHVRWLKPRADVAPVANETYREECSACHMAYQPGLLPADAWQQIMSPEGLADHYGDDAWLPDELRVELTTYLIDNSADKARRSRSRAFAVPSDGSVEGALPRISETRYFRHEHHEIPSRLVAGNPQVASFSQCNACHRGADEGVYNEHQVVIPGAGRWED from the coding sequence ATGAGACAGATCGTATCGACCTTATCCCTGATTGGCGTCGGCCTGCTCTCGGTCGGGGTTGCGACAGTGGCCTTCAGCGATTCCGACGACCACCACGAACGTCATGAGCGTGAGGGTCACCAACGCGAACGCCATGAGCACGTTCGGTGGTTGAAGCCGCGGGCAGACGTCGCGCCCGTGGCGAACGAGACCTATCGCGAAGAATGCAGCGCCTGCCACATGGCCTATCAGCCGGGGCTACTGCCCGCCGATGCCTGGCAACAGATCATGAGCCCAGAGGGCCTCGCCGACCATTACGGTGACGATGCCTGGCTCCCCGACGAACTGCGCGTCGAGCTGACTACTTATCTCATCGACAACTCGGCCGATAAGGCGAGACGATCGCGGTCGCGGGCCTTCGCGGTGCCCAGCGACGGCAGCGTCGAAGGCGCGTTGCCGCGGATCAGCGAGACCCGCTATTTCCGCCACGAGCACCATGAGATCCCGTCGCGTCTCGTCGCCGGGAACCCGCAGGTCGCGAGCTTCAGCCAGTGCAATGCCTGTCACCGGGGCGCCGATGAAGGCGTCTACAACGAGCACCAGGTGGTTATTCCTGGCGCTGGCCGTTGGGAGGATTGA
- a CDS encoding EF-hand domain-containing protein — MKNLKTTLSMALTAATVGLALPVFAQSPGGPMGFAMFDRNQDGVVTEQEFAEARAERMASRAAQGAPMRGIANAPTFADFDRNGDGKLTPDEVAAVQQARRQARGGMGPGRGMGMGGNQPAFAQFDLNGDGALTEQEFYEARGQRIQQRAGQGYPMRNLANAPAFQAIDLDGNGQVTADEFAAAQAQHRQQMMAPR; from the coding sequence ATGAAGAATCTGAAGACGACCTTGAGCATGGCCCTCACGGCTGCCACCGTCGGCCTCGCGCTGCCGGTCTTCGCGCAGTCGCCCGGTGGTCCGATGGGGTTTGCGATGTTCGACCGCAACCAGGATGGGGTAGTCACCGAGCAGGAGTTCGCCGAGGCGCGTGCCGAGCGGATGGCAAGCCGTGCCGCCCAGGGTGCGCCGATGCGTGGCATCGCCAATGCGCCGACCTTCGCCGACTTCGACCGCAACGGCGACGGCAAGCTGACGCCGGATGAGGTTGCCGCCGTCCAGCAGGCGCGACGACAGGCTCGCGGCGGAATGGGCCCCGGACGAGGAATGGGCATGGGAGGGAACCAGCCTGCTTTCGCCCAGTTCGACCTCAACGGCGATGGGGCACTGACCGAGCAGGAGTTCTACGAGGCCCGCGGCCAGCGGATCCAGCAGCGGGCCGGGCAGGGCTATCCGATGCGCAACCTGGCCAATGCGCCGGCCTTCCAGGCGATCGACCTCGACGGCAATGGCCAGGTGACGGCCGACGAGTTCGCCGCCGCCCAGGCGCAGCATCGCCAGCAGATGATGGCGCCGCGCTGA
- a CDS encoding tetratricopeptide repeat protein: MSKKIALILVMILGGDVAAAADQQASWSDLNAEIESRYRAGDYAGAMEIAEQVRQVAEQRLDSDGLPLAATLNKMALIYGAQGDYSKAEQAFQRALEIQERALGGDDLDLATTLSNLGWIYYRQGRYQDGVPLLERALAIREKALGPDHYDVAVSLSNLAVFYMALQRVDEAQALSARAAKIWHVGDIREAEAL; encoded by the coding sequence ATGAGCAAGAAGATAGCGCTGATACTGGTGATGATCCTAGGCGGCGATGTAGCCGCGGCTGCGGACCAACAGGCCTCCTGGTCCGACCTTAATGCCGAGATCGAATCGAGATACCGGGCGGGAGACTATGCTGGTGCCATGGAGATTGCCGAGCAGGTACGTCAGGTCGCCGAACAGCGCCTCGACTCCGACGGGCTACCGTTGGCGGCGACCCTGAACAAGATGGCGCTGATCTACGGCGCGCAGGGTGACTATAGCAAGGCCGAGCAGGCCTTCCAGCGGGCACTGGAGATCCAAGAACGGGCGCTCGGCGGCGATGATCTGGATCTGGCGACGACCCTAAGCAATTTGGGCTGGATCTACTATCGCCAGGGCCGCTACCAGGATGGCGTACCGCTCTTGGAGCGGGCGCTGGCGATTCGCGAAAAGGCACTCGGACCTGACCATTACGACGTGGCCGTGAGCCTGTCCAACCTGGCGGTGTTCTATATGGCCTTGCAGCGCGTCGACGAGGCACAGGCATTGTCTGCACGTGCCGCCAAGATCTGGCACGTCGGAGACATCAGGGAGGCCGAGGCCCTCTGA
- a CDS encoding Crp/Fnr family transcriptional regulator translates to MSRSAPERTALRRPPLFAALDEAQLERVLSRARVLHLAGNQWLFRQGETAEHFYLVRHGRMRLFRSGGDGDEKIIELIGPGETFAEAVMFMGTGTYPVCAAALEPSELISIDGPDFAAMLRAAPNTCLALLGVLSRRLHRMVAEIDALTPHSATGRVARWLLSQRPEADKERALEVRRAVLASRLSIKPETFSRIVRRLVDQRIMTQHGHRIAIIDRAALQRLAEAHDLPL, encoded by the coding sequence GTGTCGCGATCGGCGCCTGAACGGACCGCACTGCGGCGACCGCCCCTCTTCGCGGCGCTCGACGAGGCCCAACTGGAGCGAGTGCTCAGCCGCGCCCGCGTGCTGCATCTAGCCGGGAACCAGTGGCTGTTCCGCCAGGGCGAGACCGCCGAACACTTCTACCTGGTGCGCCACGGGCGGATGCGCCTGTTTCGGTCGGGCGGCGACGGAGACGAGAAGATCATCGAGCTGATCGGTCCCGGCGAGACCTTCGCCGAGGCCGTGATGTTCATGGGTACCGGCACCTATCCAGTCTGTGCCGCGGCCCTGGAGCCGAGCGAACTGATCAGCATCGACGGCCCGGACTTCGCCGCAATGCTGCGCGCAGCCCCGAATACCTGTCTGGCGCTGCTCGGAGTCCTCAGCCGACGGCTGCATCGGATGGTCGCCGAGATCGACGCTCTGACGCCGCATTCGGCGACCGGGCGAGTCGCGCGCTGGCTGCTATCGCAGCGGCCCGAGGCCGACAAGGAGCGGGCGCTCGAGGTGCGCCGCGCCGTGCTGGCCTCGCGGCTCTCGATCAAACCCGAGACCTTCTCGCGCATCGTTCGGCGCCTCGTCGACCAGCGGATCATGACCCAGCATGGCCACCGCATCGCTATCATCGACCGCGCCGCCCTCCAGCGCCTGGCCGAGGCGCATGACCTCCCACTCTGA
- a CDS encoding YdcF family protein, with protein MLYLDKLLAQLAYPLGLSLALCLLALLFFLLDRRRLGGAALAVAIVWLGLWSLPAVSDAARLSLEGRFANRAVTEVPEADVVVVLGGGLGGGPRDWPYPDLGAGADRLWQAARAWHAGKARWVIISGGSMPWQGDRRPEAEAARSFLERLGVPDEVLLSEERSRNTRENALYSAELIRTRGFERVLLVTSALHMPRALATFRAVGIDATPLPADFEVMPEPPHPLRWVPDAQALADSTRALKEYLGLWVYRWRGWAVAER; from the coding sequence ATGCTCTACCTCGACAAACTGCTCGCCCAACTCGCCTATCCGCTCGGCCTGTCGCTCGCGCTCTGCCTACTGGCGCTGCTGTTTTTCTTGCTCGACCGACGGCGCCTGGGTGGTGCGGCGCTCGCAGTCGCGATCGTCTGGTTGGGCCTGTGGTCGCTGCCGGCGGTCTCCGACGCCGCGCGCCTGTCGCTGGAGGGGCGGTTCGCGAACCGGGCCGTCACGGAAGTGCCCGAGGCCGATGTGGTCGTGGTGCTGGGTGGCGGCCTCGGCGGCGGGCCGCGCGACTGGCCCTACCCAGACCTCGGGGCGGGCGCCGATCGGCTCTGGCAGGCGGCGCGCGCCTGGCATGCCGGCAAGGCCCGCTGGGTGATCATCTCCGGCGGGAGCATGCCCTGGCAGGGTGATCGCCGACCCGAGGCCGAGGCGGCACGCAGTTTTCTGGAGAGGCTCGGGGTGCCCGACGAGGTATTGCTGTCCGAGGAGCGCAGCCGCAACACGCGCGAGAACGCCCTCTATAGTGCCGAGCTGATCCGCACCCGGGGCTTCGAGCGGGTGCTGCTCGTCACCTCGGCGCTGCACATGCCGCGGGCCCTGGCGACCTTCCGCGCCGTCGGCATCGACGCGACCCCGCTGCCGGCCGACTTCGAGGTGATGCCGGAGCCGCCGCACCCGCTGCGCTGGGTGCCGGACGCCCAGGCCCTGGCCGACAGCACCCGGGCACTGAAGGAGTACCTGGGGCTGTGGGTCTATCGCTGGCGGGGCTGGGCGGTGGCTGAGCGCTGA
- the thiC gene encoding phosphomethylpyrimidine synthase ThiC, producing MSAIPAAFAQRTAQLSDEVTRPFPSSRKIHVQGSRPDLRVPMREVTQAPTDGRTGREENPPIYLYDTSGPYTDPTTQIDLLAGLQDLRGAWIAERGDTEPLAGPTSAYGRARQDDPALDHLRFAHRRTPRRARAGVNVTQMHYARRGIVTPEMEYIAIRENVRLTELRADPRYARLLRQHRGEPCGAGLPEVITPEFVRDEIAAGRAIIPANINHPELEPMIIGRNFRVKINTNIGNSSLTSSIEEEVEKMVWSARWGGDTLMDLSTGKHIHETREWILRNAPVPIGTVPIYQALEKVDGRPEELTWELVRDTFIEQAEQGVDYFTIHAGVLLRYIPLTAERLTGIVSRGGSILAKWCLAHHQENFLYTHFEEICEIMKAYDVAFSLGDGLRPGSIADANDAAQFAELETLGELTRIAWRHDVQVMIEGPGHVPLQRVKENVDKELADCLEAPFYTLGPLVTDIAPAYDHITSGIGAANIGWHGTAMLCYVTPKEHLGLPNKQDVRDGIITYKIAAHAADLAKGLPGAQIRDNALSKARFEFRWDDQFNLSLDPERAREYHDQTLPHDSHKVAHFCSMCGPHFCSMKITQDVRDYAEAHRLDDVRTAIEQGLKEKADEFRREGAELYKAV from the coding sequence ATGAGCGCCATCCCCGCCGCCTTCGCCCAGCGCACGGCCCAGCTGTCCGACGAGGTGACCCGACCCTTTCCGAGCTCGCGCAAGATCCATGTCCAGGGCTCGCGACCGGACCTGCGGGTGCCGATGCGCGAGGTGACCCAGGCGCCCACCGACGGCCGCACGGGCCGCGAAGAGAACCCACCAATCTACCTCTACGACACCTCCGGCCCTTACACGGACCCGACCACCCAGATCGACCTCCTCGCCGGCCTGCAGGATCTGCGCGGCGCCTGGATCGCCGAACGCGGCGACACCGAGCCGCTTGCCGGCCCGACCTCGGCCTACGGCCGCGCCCGCCAGGACGACCCGGCGCTCGACCACCTGCGCTTCGCCCACCGGCGCACGCCGCGCCGCGCCCGGGCCGGGGTCAACGTCACCCAGATGCACTACGCGCGGCGCGGCATCGTCACGCCCGAGATGGAATACATCGCCATCCGCGAGAACGTGCGCCTCACCGAACTGCGCGCCGACCCGCGCTACGCCAGGCTCCTGCGCCAGCACCGCGGCGAGCCCTGCGGCGCCGGCCTGCCGGAGGTCATCACCCCCGAGTTCGTGCGCGACGAGATCGCCGCCGGGCGGGCCATCATCCCCGCCAACATCAACCACCCGGAGCTCGAGCCGATGATCATCGGCCGCAACTTCCGGGTGAAGATCAACACCAACATCGGCAACTCTTCGCTCACCTCGTCGATCGAGGAGGAGGTCGAGAAGATGGTCTGGTCGGCGCGCTGGGGCGGCGACACCCTGATGGACCTCTCGACCGGCAAGCACATCCACGAGACCCGCGAGTGGATTCTGCGCAACGCCCCGGTGCCGATCGGTACCGTGCCCATCTACCAGGCCCTGGAAAAGGTCGACGGGCGCCCCGAGGAGCTGACCTGGGAGCTGGTGCGCGACACCTTTATCGAACAGGCCGAGCAGGGCGTCGACTACTTCACGATCCACGCCGGCGTCCTCCTGCGCTACATCCCGCTGACCGCCGAGCGCCTGACCGGCATCGTCTCGCGCGGCGGCTCGATCCTCGCCAAGTGGTGCCTGGCCCACCACCAGGAGAACTTCCTCTACACCCACTTCGAGGAGATCTGCGAGATCATGAAGGCCTACGACGTGGCCTTCAGCCTCGGCGACGGCCTGCGCCCCGGCTCGATCGCCGACGCCAACGACGCCGCCCAGTTCGCCGAGCTGGAGACCTTGGGCGAGCTGACCCGGATCGCCTGGCGGCACGACGTCCAGGTCATGATCGAGGGACCCGGCCACGTGCCGCTGCAACGCGTGAAGGAGAACGTCGACAAGGAGCTCGCCGATTGCCTCGAGGCGCCTTTCTACACCCTCGGCCCGCTGGTGACCGACATCGCCCCGGCCTACGACCACATCACCTCCGGGATCGGTGCCGCCAACATCGGTTGGCACGGAACCGCAATGCTCTGCTACGTCACACCCAAGGAGCACCTCGGCCTGCCGAACAAGCAGGACGTGCGCGACGGCATCATCACCTACAAGATCGCCGCCCACGCTGCGGACCTCGCCAAGGGGCTGCCCGGCGCCCAGATCCGCGACAACGCCCTCTCCAAGGCCCGCTTCGAGTTCCGCTGGGACGACCAGTTCAACCTCTCGCTCGACCCCGAGCGCGCCCGCGAGTACCACGACCAGACGCTGCCGCACGACTCCCACAAGGTCGCCCACTTCTGCTCGATGTGCGGCCCCCACTTCTGCTCTATGAAGATCACCCAGGACGTGCGCGACTACGCCGAGGCCCATCGGCTCGACGATGTCCGGACCGCGATCGAGCAGGGACTGAAGGAGAAGGCCGACGAATTCCGTCGGGAAGGCGCCGAGCTCTACAAGGCCGTCTGA
- the nadC gene encoding carboxylating nicotinate-nucleotide diphosphorylase translates to MPDNTKRPAGPLAVDQDLLNRHLPPLPLIERQVRLALDEDLGGGDLTAALIPAGQRSHVELVAREAAVLCGQAWLETVFRLLDPTVEVTWERVDGEAIAAGQRVCHLAGPSRALLTGERTALNYLQTLSGTATRARRYAESVAGLPVRILDTRKTLPGLRVQQKYAVLCGGCHNHRQGLYDAILIKENHILAAGSIAAALAAAQAVAPRVPIEIEVESLAELEQALTAGARHVLLDNFGLADLRRAVALSARQARLEASGGVTLDGIRAIAETGVDDISVGDLTKDVTAIDLSMRFLDPSAPPRG, encoded by the coding sequence ATGCCCGACAACACCAAGCGCCCTGCTGGCCCCCTCGCCGTCGACCAGGACCTGCTCAACCGCCACCTACCACCGCTGCCGCTCATCGAACGACAGGTTCGCCTCGCCCTCGACGAAGATCTCGGCGGCGGCGATCTGACTGCCGCCCTGATCCCCGCCGGTCAGCGCTCGCACGTCGAGCTCGTCGCCCGCGAGGCCGCCGTCCTCTGCGGTCAGGCCTGGCTCGAAACCGTCTTCCGGCTTCTCGACCCGACCGTCGAGGTGACCTGGGAGCGGGTCGACGGCGAGGCGATCGCCGCCGGACAGCGGGTCTGCCACCTCGCTGGGCCGAGCCGCGCCTTGCTGACCGGCGAGCGCACCGCGCTCAACTACCTTCAGACCCTCTCTGGCACGGCGACGCGCGCGCGGCGCTACGCCGAGTCGGTCGCCGGGCTGCCGGTGCGCATCCTCGATACGCGCAAGACCCTGCCCGGCCTGCGCGTCCAGCAGAAGTACGCGGTCCTCTGCGGCGGCTGCCACAACCATCGCCAGGGCCTCTACGACGCGATCCTGATCAAGGAGAACCATATCCTCGCCGCCGGCTCGATCGCCGCCGCCCTCGCCGCGGCCCAGGCCGTCGCACCGCGGGTGCCGATCGAGATCGAGGTCGAGTCGCTTGCCGAGCTGGAGCAGGCCCTCACCGCCGGCGCGCGCCACGTCCTCCTCGACAACTTCGGCCTCGCCGACCTGCGCCGCGCCGTCGCCCTGAGCGCCCGGCAGGCCCGGCTGGAGGCCTCGGGCGGCGTGACGCTTGATGGCATCCGGGCGATCGCCGAGACCGGCGTCGACGACATCTCGGTCGGCGATCTGACAAAAGACGTCACCGCCATCGACCTGTCGATGCGCTTCCTCGACCCGAGCGCCCCGCCACGCGGTTGA
- a CDS encoding DUF1631 family protein yields the protein MIAPNDSLATYTERSRPSPKLVGSGIELFQERLLGLFDVFYDKIDGVLLDAADKTESNGVRASYVLATQQFRNHRQASRNAFSHEMQQATAWLCTSNPPSGEPVPGRAWYSTSTEPVELEERLAVENLISKSSSRYRDTLLALDGQLSGLVGVPFNLAANPIDPAVICAALRAAIEPIAEIQTPIRLVVYKLFDKQVMDRLGGLYNLCIKVSSKNGECSTRRPIARGTPDSSADALRFKSPPRLAHPTPFAILRRVLAQGRPPQQTAGDRILATDELMRLLSDIQHLASPTAAPTTTLRTRLSSMLGRSLAKADETTLDLVFLLFEHLLADKMLPDGVEVLIARLQIPILKVALLDESFFDNPEHPARNLVNHMAQAAMGWTDDGNRSPEGLYGHLERLVDQAIDDFDQDLTLFARLDAQLRAALADEDKSARAREHRARQLAEDRAQASSTAQVVTLTLGAYIRRYRNVPSAIVELIERGWGEVLATSYSLDSPQSRNWRDKVALIDRLLWSICPKTEQGERRELLRSIPTLMRQLRLGLNDTALDPRQVAGWLRELQVLHLNALRGEGTAEPIPEMAPGLSADLAHPDLAEEVVAPYAVEPVELTPGTWIALHRDDTETVRLKLIWRSEDGTRQLFIDRQGRHTVELDSGWLATRLAEGTVEIVGHEDEAIVDRAIAALLQSVQH from the coding sequence GTGATTGCCCCGAACGACAGCCTGGCTACCTACACGGAGAGATCGAGACCCTCGCCAAAGCTTGTCGGGTCCGGCATCGAGCTTTTTCAGGAGCGGCTACTCGGCCTGTTCGACGTCTTCTATGACAAGATCGACGGCGTTCTCCTCGACGCCGCGGACAAGACTGAAAGTAACGGCGTGCGCGCCAGCTACGTTCTCGCCACCCAGCAATTCCGCAACCACAGACAAGCGAGCCGTAATGCGTTCAGTCACGAAATGCAGCAGGCAACGGCGTGGCTGTGCACCTCCAACCCGCCCTCAGGCGAACCGGTACCCGGGCGTGCCTGGTACAGCACGTCGACCGAACCCGTTGAGCTCGAAGAGCGCCTGGCGGTCGAGAATCTGATATCTAAATCGTCGAGTCGCTACCGCGACACGTTGCTGGCGCTCGACGGCCAGCTGTCCGGCCTCGTTGGCGTGCCGTTCAATCTGGCCGCGAACCCGATCGACCCAGCGGTCATTTGTGCGGCTCTTCGGGCCGCGATCGAACCGATCGCCGAAATCCAAACGCCGATCCGCTTGGTCGTCTACAAGCTCTTCGATAAACAGGTCATGGACCGCCTCGGCGGCCTCTATAACCTGTGCATCAAGGTCTCCTCGAAGAACGGCGAATGCTCGACCCGCCGGCCTATCGCCCGTGGCACACCGGATTCGTCCGCTGATGCCTTGCGATTCAAGTCGCCCCCGAGGCTTGCGCACCCGACCCCCTTCGCCATCTTACGGCGCGTCCTCGCGCAGGGACGGCCGCCTCAGCAGACGGCCGGCGACAGGATCCTGGCCACCGATGAGCTGATGCGGCTCCTGTCTGACATCCAGCACCTGGCTTCTCCAACCGCCGCCCCGACGACAACATTGCGCACTCGGCTCAGCAGCATGCTCGGCCGATCACTCGCAAAGGCGGATGAGACGACGCTCGACCTCGTCTTTCTGCTTTTCGAGCACCTGCTCGCCGATAAGATGCTGCCCGATGGGGTCGAGGTACTGATCGCCCGTTTGCAGATCCCGATCCTCAAGGTAGCCCTCCTCGACGAGTCTTTCTTCGACAACCCGGAGCATCCGGCGCGCAACCTCGTCAACCACATGGCCCAAGCGGCCATGGGCTGGACCGACGACGGCAACCGCTCGCCCGAGGGCCTCTACGGACACCTCGAGCGGCTCGTCGATCAGGCCATCGACGACTTCGACCAGGACCTGACCCTATTCGCCAGACTCGACGCCCAACTGCGTGCCGCGCTGGCGGATGAGGACAAGTCGGCACGCGCGCGCGAGCATCGCGCCCGCCAGCTGGCGGAGGACCGCGCTCAGGCCAGCAGCACGGCACAGGTGGTGACGCTGACGCTCGGGGCGTACATTAGGCGCTATCGCAACGTGCCGTCGGCCATCGTCGAACTGATCGAGAGGGGCTGGGGCGAGGTCCTGGCGACGAGCTATTCTCTCGATAGTCCGCAGAGCCGCAATTGGCGCGACAAGGTGGCGCTGATCGATCGGCTGCTCTGGAGCATCTGCCCGAAGACCGAGCAGGGAGAACGACGCGAGCTCTTGCGCAGCATCCCTACTTTGATGCGTCAGCTGCGTCTTGGCTTGAATGACACCGCGCTCGACCCACGTCAGGTCGCCGGCTGGCTTCGGGAGCTGCAAGTCCTGCATCTGAACGCGCTACGCGGCGAGGGGACCGCGGAGCCGATCCCCGAGATGGCGCCCGGGCTCAGCGCCGACCTCGCGCACCCGGACCTTGCCGAGGAGGTCGTCGCGCCATACGCTGTCGAGCCGGTCGAACTCACTCCGGGCACCTGGATCGCGCTGCATCGCGACGATACCGAGACGGTTCGACTCAAGCTGATCTGGCGGAGCGAGGACGGCACCCGGCAGCTCTTCATCGACAGGCAAGGTCGCCACACGGTCGAACTCGATAGCGGGTGGCTCGCGACCCGGCTTGCCGAGGGCACAGTCGAGATCGTCGGCCACGAGGATGAGGCCATCGTCGACCGCGCGATCGCGGCCTTACTGCAATCCGTTCAACATTGA
- the ampD gene encoding 1,6-anhydro-N-acetylmuramyl-L-alanine amidase AmpD: MSLSGGGWLPEARKLPSPNCDRRPPDTTIDLLVIHNISLPPGEFGGPWIDDLFLNRLDPAIDPYFREVAVLRVSAHLLIRRDGELIQYVDLNHRAWHAGASSYAGRRACNDFSIGVELEGTDEAPYTERQYCGLVHVTRTLQRLFPAITAERIVGHSDIAPGRKTDPGLAFDWTGFRRRLAT; this comes from the coding sequence GTGTCGCTAAGTGGAGGGGGTTGGCTGCCAGAGGCGCGAAAGTTGCCGTCGCCGAATTGCGATCGTCGTCCGCCCGACACGACGATCGATCTGCTAGTCATCCACAACATCAGCCTGCCCCCCGGCGAGTTCGGTGGCCCCTGGATCGATGACTTGTTTCTCAATCGCCTCGACCCCGCGATCGACCCCTACTTCCGGGAGGTTGCCGTCCTGCGGGTCTCGGCCCATTTGCTGATCCGCCGTGATGGCGAGCTGATCCAATACGTCGACCTCAACCATCGCGCCTGGCACGCGGGTGCCTCATCCTATGCTGGTCGTCGGGCGTGCAATGATTTCTCGATCGGCGTGGAGCTGGAGGGCACTGACGAGGCTCCATACACAGAGCGTCAGTATTGCGGTCTAGTGCATGTCACTCGAACGCTCCAGCGCCTATTCCCCGCGATCACCGCCGAGCGGATCGTCGGTCACAGCGACATCGCCCCTGGACGCAAGACAGACCCCGGGCTGGCCTTCGACTGGACGGGTTTTCGGCGCCGGCTTGCGACCTGA
- a CDS encoding DUF1523 family protein: protein MKQKIITALAVIAVIALAILWLRFGPDSWEVQVTGVTGDGQRIQYRIETVHAGSSKPLIFRNEDAGFLPPYFKFDSADLQSNASRISRNCPDVPVKVHGYSLRIPWLSMFPNATSIDAPQRCLVAPSSEE, encoded by the coding sequence ATGAAACAGAAGATCATCACAGCACTGGCCGTGATCGCCGTCATCGCGCTCGCAATACTCTGGCTCCGCTTCGGCCCAGATTCCTGGGAGGTTCAGGTCACCGGTGTCACCGGCGACGGCCAGCGCATCCAGTACCGCATCGAGACAGTCCATGCCGGTTCTTCCAAGCCGCTCATCTTCCGCAACGAAGACGCCGGCTTCCTCCCACCCTACTTCAAGTTCGACTCGGCCGACCTCCAATCCAACGCGAGCCGTATCTCGCGCAACTGTCCGGATGTCCCCGTGAAGGTGCACGGCTACAGCCTGCGCATTCCATGGCTGAGCATGTTCCCCAACGCGACCTCGATCGACGCGCCGCAGCGCTGCCTGGTGGCCCCGTCGTCGGAGGAATAG